Proteins co-encoded in one Rhodospirillaceae bacterium genomic window:
- a CDS encoding cysteine desulfurase family protein: MTRVYLDHNASAPLRPEAAEAVTAAMALRGNPSSVHGEGRQMRAVVERARIDVAKLAGCDPASVVFTSGATEANAMAMKASPGPVAAAGIEHPSILENIGDLRAIACLPEGRIDLEALETMLDENRDLAAVALMAANNETGVVQPVAEAAGLCRAAGVRLHVDAVQHAGKNGLADIWAHCDSMSVTAHKIGGPTGAGALIVRDPGAWPALIAGGGQEQRVRAGTENVSGIAGFGAAARSAAREADGWAEVRDRRDRLEAAMRERAPELRVIGSGAPRLPNTLCAAVPGIPSDLMTMRLDLAGIAVSAGSACSSGKVAASPVLSAMGVEDRVAQSAIRISQGPYTTDEDIDRFLAAWSETVTAKSRAA; encoded by the coding sequence ATGACGCGCGTCTATCTCGACCACAACGCCAGCGCCCCGCTCAGGCCCGAAGCGGCCGAGGCGGTGACGGCGGCCATGGCGCTGCGCGGCAACCCGTCGTCGGTCCACGGCGAGGGCCGGCAGATGCGCGCCGTGGTCGAGCGCGCCCGCATCGATGTGGCCAAACTGGCCGGCTGCGATCCCGCCTCTGTCGTCTTCACGAGCGGTGCGACGGAAGCCAACGCCATGGCGATGAAGGCGTCGCCGGGTCCGGTTGCCGCCGCCGGGATCGAACATCCGTCGATCCTGGAAAATATCGGCGATTTGCGGGCGATCGCCTGTCTGCCCGAGGGACGGATCGACCTTGAGGCGCTGGAAACCATGCTGGACGAAAACCGGGACCTCGCCGCCGTCGCCCTGATGGCGGCGAACAACGAGACCGGGGTGGTGCAGCCGGTGGCCGAGGCCGCCGGACTGTGCCGGGCCGCCGGGGTCCGCCTTCATGTCGATGCGGTCCAGCACGCGGGAAAGAACGGGCTGGCGGACATCTGGGCGCATTGCGACAGCATGAGCGTGACTGCCCACAAGATCGGCGGACCGACCGGCGCCGGTGCGCTGATCGTGCGCGACCCGGGCGCCTGGCCGGCCCTGATCGCCGGCGGCGGGCAGGAGCAGCGCGTCAGGGCCGGGACCGAAAACGTCTCCGGCATCGCCGGCTTCGGTGCGGCGGCGCGCTCGGCGGCCCGGGAGGCCGACGGCTGGGCCGAGGTGCGCGACCGGCGCGACCGGCTGGAGGCGGCGATGCGCGAGCGCGCTCCGGAGCTCCGCGTGATCGGCAGCGGCGCGCCGCGGCTGCCGAATACTCTCTGCGCAGCCGTTCCCGGCATCCCGTCCGACCTGATGACGATGCGCCTCGACCTCGCCGGCATCGCCGTCTCGGCGGGCTCGGCCTGCTCGTCGGGCAAGGTCGCCGCGTCGCCGGTCCTGTCGGCGATGGGGGTCGAGGACAGGGTCGCGCAGTCGGCTATTCGGATCAGCCAGGGCCCGTACACGACCGACGAGGATATCGACCGATTCCTCGCTGCTTGGAGCGAGACGGTGACCGCAAAAAGCCGGGCCGCCTGA
- the tyrS gene encoding tyrosine--tRNA ligase: MSGFKSEFMNVLHERGYVHQCTDADGLDGKAAGGVVTAYIGFDCTADSLHVGSLLQIMLLRWLQKTGHRPIVLMGGGTTRVGDPSGKDSSRQLLSDAQIAANMAGIRSVFENFLTFGDGPADAVMANNADWLNDLAYVDFLREYGRHFTINRMLTFDSVRLRLDREQPLTFLEFNYMILQAYDFVELARRYDCSLQLGGSDQWGNIVNGVELGRRVEQRELFGLTSPLITTNSGAKMGKTAQGAIWLNADRLSAYDYWQFWRNTEDADVGRFLRLFTDLPLGEIARLEALGGAEINEAKKVLATAATAMLHGAEAAGAAAETARRTFEQGEADRGLPVVEVPAGELAAGIPAFDLFRRAGLAASGGEARRLIRGGGARLNGEPVTDENQAIGADAVGPDGAIKLSAGKKRHVLVRPARAG; this comes from the coding sequence ATGTCCGGCTTCAAATCCGAATTCATGAACGTTCTGCACGAGCGCGGCTACGTTCACCAGTGCACCGACGCGGACGGGCTCGACGGAAAGGCGGCCGGCGGAGTCGTCACGGCCTATATCGGCTTCGACTGTACGGCGGACAGCCTGCATGTCGGCAGCCTGCTCCAGATCATGCTGCTGCGCTGGCTCCAGAAGACCGGCCACCGGCCGATCGTCCTGATGGGCGGCGGCACGACCCGGGTCGGCGATCCATCGGGCAAGGATTCGTCCCGCCAGCTGCTGAGCGACGCGCAGATCGCCGCCAACATGGCGGGGATCCGCAGCGTGTTCGAGAATTTCCTGACCTTCGGCGACGGGCCCGCCGACGCCGTTATGGCCAATAACGCCGACTGGCTGAACGATCTCGCCTATGTCGATTTCCTGCGCGAATACGGCCGGCATTTCACCATCAACCGCATGCTGACCTTCGACAGCGTGAGACTGCGCCTCGACCGCGAGCAGCCGCTCACCTTCCTCGAATTCAACTACATGATCCTCCAGGCCTACGATTTCGTCGAACTGGCGCGGCGCTACGATTGTTCGCTCCAGCTCGGCGGGTCGGACCAGTGGGGCAACATCGTCAACGGCGTCGAACTGGGCCGGCGCGTCGAGCAGCGCGAACTGTTCGGCCTGACGTCGCCGCTCATCACGACGAACTCGGGCGCCAAGATGGGCAAGACCGCCCAGGGCGCAATCTGGCTCAACGCCGACCGGCTGAGCGCCTACGACTACTGGCAGTTCTGGCGCAATACGGAAGACGCCGACGTCGGCCGCTTCCTGCGCCTGTTCACCGATCTGCCGCTCGGCGAGATTGCCCGGCTGGAGGCGCTGGGCGGCGCCGAGATCAACGAGGCGAAAAAGGTGCTGGCGACCGCCGCAACGGCCATGCTGCACGGCGCGGAGGCCGCCGGGGCCGCGGCCGAAACGGCGCGGCGGACCTTCGAGCAAGGCGAAGCAGATCGCGGCCTGCCGGTCGTCGAGGTGCCTGCCGGCGAGTTGGCGGCCGGCATCCCCGCTTTCGACCTGTTCCGGCGCGCCGGTCTTGCCGCCAGCGGCGGCGAAGCCCGCCGGCTGATCCGCGGCGGCGGCGCCCGGCTCAACGGCGAACCGGTAACGGACGAAAACCAGGCGATCGGCGCCGATGCGGTCGGCCCGGACGGTGCGATCAAGCTCTCCGCCGGCAAGAAGCGGCACGTCCTGGTGCGGCCCGCGCGCGCCGGTTAG
- the sufD gene encoding Fe-S cluster assembly protein SufD yields MARLAPIDETAGGPAASGADWLTGWRNGPAGGPDASPDWLGAARADAAGRFAGRGLPDRRVEDWRYTNLAHLTGLELDWAPAPADVAKESLPALVFGREAECRLVLVNGQVRPALSTVPALPEGTLLTSLADALASGHPGVADLLKQRVAADGGALKALNDSWLEDGYVLIVPDGVTVDMPIEILSVGTGGALPPAYQPRNLIVAGAGSRVTVVEHHVGLCIGGYFANLVTDVAAGAEAIVRHCKVQDESREAIHIALLDAALDSGAMFDSFCFTLGGRISRNELRVSLDAPGAHCRLNGAYLASGRQHCDHTTSVDHAAPETHSDQLYKGVLDGRARAVFQGKVTVRPDAQKVEGHQMSRALLLSETAEVNTKPELFIHADDVQCSHGATAGDLDGEALFYLRSRGVPEGQARQLLVEAFLNEAIDAVALAGMRLPLERNVARWMAERPRP; encoded by the coding sequence ATGGCGCGCCTCGCTCCGATCGACGAAACGGCCGGTGGGCCCGCCGCTTCCGGCGCCGACTGGCTGACCGGTTGGCGCAACGGACCGGCAGGCGGTCCCGATGCCTCGCCGGACTGGCTGGGCGCGGCGCGGGCTGACGCGGCCGGCCGTTTCGCCGGGCGCGGCCTGCCGGACCGGCGGGTCGAGGACTGGCGCTATACCAATCTTGCCCATTTGACCGGACTTGAGTTGGACTGGGCGCCGGCGCCGGCCGACGTGGCGAAAGAGAGCCTGCCGGCGCTCGTCTTCGGCCGGGAGGCGGAATGCCGGCTGGTCCTGGTCAACGGGCAGGTCCGGCCGGCGCTGTCGACGGTGCCGGCCCTGCCCGAAGGCACGCTGCTGACCTCGCTCGCCGACGCGCTGGCGTCGGGCCATCCGGGCGTTGCGGATCTGCTGAAGCAGCGGGTCGCGGCGGACGGCGGTGCGCTCAAGGCGCTCAACGACAGCTGGCTGGAGGACGGCTACGTTCTGATCGTGCCCGACGGCGTCACCGTCGACATGCCGATCGAGATCCTGTCCGTCGGCACCGGCGGCGCCCTGCCGCCGGCCTACCAGCCGCGCAATCTCATCGTGGCCGGGGCGGGCAGCCGGGTCACGGTGGTCGAGCATCATGTCGGCCTGTGCATCGGCGGCTATTTCGCCAATCTGGTGACCGATGTCGCGGCGGGCGCGGAAGCCATCGTGCGCCATTGCAAGGTTCAGGACGAATCCCGGGAGGCGATCCATATCGCCCTGCTCGATGCCGCGCTGGACAGCGGCGCCATGTTCGACAGTTTCTGCTTCACCCTCGGCGGCCGGATTTCGCGCAACGAATTGCGGGTCTCGCTGGATGCGCCGGGCGCCCATTGCCGGCTCAATGGCGCCTACCTGGCCAGCGGACGGCAGCATTGCGACCACACGACGTCGGTCGATCATGCCGCGCCGGAGACCCACAGCGACCAGCTCTACAAGGGCGTGCTGGACGGCCGGGCGCGCGCCGTGTTCCAGGGCAAGGTGACGGTCCGGCCGGACGCCCAGAAGGTCGAGGGCCACCAGATGAGCCGGGCGCTGCTGCTGTCCGAGACCGCGGAAGTCAACACCAAGCCGGAACTGTTCATCCATGCCGACGACGTGCAGTGCAGCCACGGCGCGACGGCCGGGGACCTGGACGGCGAGGCGCTGTTCTACCTGCGCTCGCGCGGCGTGCCCGAGGGGCAGGCCCGGCAGCTGCTGGTCGAGGCCTTCCTGAACGAGGCGATCGACGCGGTGGCGCTGGCCGGCATGCGGCTGCCGCTGGAGCGCAACGTGGCGCGCTGGATGGCGGAGCGGCCCCGACCATGA
- a CDS encoding SUF system Fe-S cluster assembly regulator — MLRLNRITDYAVVVLTQMVREPDKQVTAPQLSEESSVPAPTVAKVLKALAKEGVLASQRGVHGGYRLARPAGDISMLEVIRALEGPVSLTACVDGAEGDCDVESLCPVRGNWDRVNTAIRGALADVTLEDMAIPTMFGVPFEAADKAHGAGLAQEAR, encoded by the coding sequence ATGCTGCGCCTCAACAGGATTACCGATTACGCAGTCGTCGTGCTGACGCAGATGGTGCGCGAACCGGACAAGCAGGTGACCGCGCCGCAGCTTTCCGAGGAATCCAGCGTGCCGGCGCCGACCGTCGCCAAGGTGCTGAAGGCGCTGGCGAAGGAAGGGGTGCTGGCCTCCCAGCGCGGCGTGCACGGCGGCTACCGGCTCGCCCGCCCGGCCGGCGACATTTCGATGCTCGAAGTCATCCGCGCGCTGGAAGGGCCGGTCAGCCTGACCGCCTGCGTCGACGGCGCCGAGGGCGACTGCGACGTCGAATCGCTGTGCCCGGTGCGCGGCAACTGGGACCGGGTGAACACGGCGATCCGGGGCGCGCTGGCCGACGTGACATTGGAGGATATGGCCATTCCCACCATGTTCGGCGTGCCGTTCGAGGCGGCGGACAAGGCCCACGGGGCCGGCCTGGCGCAGGAGGCGCGCTAG
- the sufB gene encoding Fe-S cluster assembly protein SufB, translating into MAATAQTVAQVRDLGKYKHGWETEIEMETAPKGLNEDIVRFISARKDEPDWMLDWRLKAYRHWLTMTEPTWAMVDYPAIDFQDIYYYAAPKNTEGPKSLDEVDPELLRTYEKLGIPLKEQEVLAGVQGAPRVAVDAVFDSVSVATTFKKELESHGVIFCSISEALQNHPDLVRKYLGTVVPYTDNFYATLNSAVFSDGSFVYIPPGVHCPMELSTYFRINAKDTGQFERTLIIADEGSYVSYLEGCTAPMRDENQLHAAVVELVTLKDAEIKYSTVQNWYPGDETGKGGIYNFVTKRGACRGDDSKIRWTQVETGSAITWKYPSCILQGDNSVGEFYSVAIANNAQQADTGTKMIHLGRNTRSRIISKGISAGRARNTYRGLVRMGPKALNGRNFTQCDSLLIGDRCGAHTVPYIESRNRTATVEHEATTSRIGEDQLFYCRQRGIGEEDAVALIVNGFCKEVLQELPMEFAVEAQKLVGISLEGSVG; encoded by the coding sequence ATGGCAGCCACCGCACAGACCGTCGCCCAGGTCCGCGATCTCGGCAAATACAAGCATGGCTGGGAAACCGAGATCGAGATGGAGACGGCCCCCAAGGGGCTAAACGAGGACATCGTCCGCTTCATCTCGGCCCGCAAGGACGAGCCGGACTGGATGCTCGACTGGCGGCTCAAGGCCTACCGCCACTGGCTGACCATGACCGAGCCGACCTGGGCCATGGTCGACTATCCGGCGATCGACTTCCAGGACATCTACTACTACGCCGCGCCCAAGAATACGGAAGGGCCGAAGAGCCTCGACGAGGTCGATCCGGAACTGCTGCGGACCTACGAGAAGCTCGGCATTCCGCTAAAGGAGCAGGAGGTGCTCGCCGGCGTTCAGGGCGCGCCCAGGGTCGCGGTCGACGCCGTGTTCGATTCGGTTTCCGTCGCCACCACCTTCAAGAAGGAGCTGGAGAGCCACGGCGTCATCTTCTGCTCGATCTCCGAGGCGTTGCAGAACCATCCGGACCTGGTCCGGAAGTATCTCGGCACCGTCGTGCCCTACACCGACAATTTCTATGCGACGCTGAACTCGGCGGTCTTCTCCGACGGGTCGTTCGTCTACATCCCGCCCGGCGTTCACTGCCCGATGGAACTGTCGACCTACTTTCGCATCAACGCGAAGGACACCGGCCAGTTCGAGCGCACGCTGATCATCGCCGACGAGGGCAGCTACGTCTCCTATCTCGAAGGCTGCACGGCGCCGATGCGCGACGAGAACCAACTCCATGCCGCCGTCGTCGAACTGGTCACGCTGAAAGACGCCGAGATCAAGTATTCGACGGTGCAGAACTGGTATCCCGGCGACGAAACCGGCAAGGGCGGCATCTACAATTTCGTCACCAAGCGCGGCGCCTGCCGGGGCGACGATTCGAAGATCCGCTGGACCCAGGTCGAGACCGGTTCGGCGATCACCTGGAAGTATCCGTCCTGCATCCTGCAGGGCGACAATTCCGTCGGCGAGTTCTATTCCGTCGCCATCGCCAACAACGCGCAGCAGGCCGATACCGGCACCAAGATGATCCATCTCGGCCGCAACACGCGCTCGCGCATCATCTCCAAGGGCATTTCGGCCGGCCGGGCCCGCAACACCTATCGCGGTCTGGTAAGAATGGGCCCGAAAGCATTGAACGGTCGCAATTTTACCCAGTGCGATTCGCTGCTGATCGGCGACCGGTGCGGGGCGCATACGGTGCCGTATATCGAAAGCCGGAACCGGACGGCCACGGTCGAGCACGAGGCGACGACCTCGCGGATCGGCGAGGACCAGCTGTTCTACTGCCGCCAGCGCGGCATCGGCGAGGAGGATGCAGTGGCGCTGATCGTCAACGGCTTCTGCAAGGAAGTGTTGCAGGAACTGCCGATGGAATTCGCCGTCGAGGCTCAGAAGCTCGTCGGCATCAGCTTGGAAGGCAGCGTCGGCTAG
- a CDS encoding alpha/beta hydrolase, protein MPDVILPGPDGRLEGRYHHSKRPNAPLALILHPHPQHGGTMNNKVVYRLYHVFARRGFSTLRFNFRGVGRSQGIYDRGEGELSDAAAALDWMQHHNENASGCWIAGFSFGAWIGMQLLMRRPELDGFITVSPPANMYDFSFLAPCPSSGLMVHGRQDTLVTLESVEKLAEKLMTQRGVVIDLRVVEDCDHFFNDHLDEMQGHVEQYLDVALATPRKRVIGGRR, encoded by the coding sequence ATGCCTGATGTCATTCTTCCCGGCCCCGACGGCCGGCTCGAAGGCCGCTACCATCACAGCAAGAGGCCGAACGCGCCGCTCGCGCTGATCCTGCATCCGCACCCGCAGCATGGCGGGACGATGAACAACAAGGTCGTCTACCGCCTGTATCACGTCTTTGCACGGCGCGGCTTTTCCACCCTGCGCTTCAATTTCCGCGGCGTCGGGCGGTCCCAGGGCATCTACGACCGGGGCGAGGGCGAGCTGTCGGACGCCGCGGCGGCGCTCGACTGGATGCAGCACCACAACGAAAACGCATCGGGCTGCTGGATCGCCGGATTCTCCTTCGGCGCCTGGATCGGGATGCAGCTCCTGATGCGGCGCCCGGAACTGGACGGATTCATCACGGTCTCGCCGCCGGCCAACATGTACGATTTCTCCTTTCTTGCGCCCTGCCCGTCGTCCGGCCTCATGGTGCACGGCCGCCAGGACACGCTGGTCACGCTGGAATCCGTGGAGAAGCTGGCCGAAAAGCTGATGACCCAGAGGGGCGTCGTGATCGATCTCCGGGTCGTCGAAGATTGCGACCACTTTTTCAACGACCATCTCGATGAGATGCAGGGCCATGTCGAGCAGTATCTCGACGTCGCCCTCGCAACCCCGCGAAAGCGCGTGATCGGCGGCCGGCGCTAG
- the cysE gene encoding serine O-acetyltransferase, whose protein sequence is MFRTLREEIDGIMARDPAARSRFEVVLNYPSFHAMLFHRAARWFWRRRMYLLGRWTSQWGRFWTGIEIHPGAKIGKRLFIDHGMGVVIGETAEIGDDVTLYHDVTLGGTSPSVDSDAQRNVKRHPTLEDGVIVGSGAQVLGPITVGANARVGANAVVVRDVQPNVTVTGIPAKTVMPKDKRTVKKFVAYGTTGDLSDPMVPAIEALRSQVNALTERIEELESERDRREEPPAAKSA, encoded by the coding sequence ATGTTTCGCACCTTGCGCGAAGAAATCGACGGAATCATGGCCCGCGATCCGGCGGCCCGCAGCCGGTTCGAGGTTGTCCTCAACTATCCGAGCTTTCACGCCATGCTGTTCCACCGGGCGGCACGGTGGTTCTGGCGGCGCCGGATGTACCTGCTGGGCCGCTGGACTTCGCAATGGGGCCGCTTCTGGACCGGGATCGAGATCCATCCCGGCGCGAAGATCGGCAAGCGGCTGTTCATCGACCACGGCATGGGCGTGGTGATCGGCGAGACCGCCGAGATCGGCGACGACGTGACCCTGTACCACGACGTGACCCTGGGCGGCACGTCGCCGAGCGTCGATTCCGACGCCCAGCGCAACGTCAAACGCCATCCGACCCTGGAAGACGGCGTGATCGTCGGCTCCGGGGCCCAGGTTCTCGGGCCGATCACCGTCGGCGCCAACGCGCGGGTCGGCGCCAACGCTGTCGTCGTGCGCGATGTCCAGCCGAACGTCACCGTGACCGGCATTCCGGCCAAGACCGTCATGCCCAAGGACAAGCGCACAGTGAAGAAGTTTGTCGCCTACGGCACGACCGGCGACCTGAGCGACCCGATGGTGCCGGCGATCGAAGCGCTGCGCAGCCAGGTCAACGCCCTGACCGAGCGGATCGAGGAACTGGAATCCGAACGCGACCGGCGCGAGGAACCGCCGGCCGCCAAATCCGCCTGA
- a CDS encoding anhydro-N-acetylmuramic acid kinase, with product MTLRTAIGMMSGTSLDGVDVALVRSDGAWRIEAGPARTSAYSADQRTAIRSCLGQDRGSGAAVAAVTEAHRVALQAFLAAENLHPAGVDWVGFHGQTIHHDPQNGVTVQIGDAQALAAAAGISVVSDFRSADVRRGGQGAPLAPLYHAALAAGLDKPLAVLNLGGVANVTWIGSAGPDAGVEETLLMAFDTGPANALIDDWMLDRTGAPFDRNGETAARGAADGGRIAAWLGHPWFRTAPPKSLDRNAFDAAVDDLSIENGAATLTAFTVQSVVRAVGWMPEAPRRWLVAGGGRRNGFLMDCLRAALDAPVDPVEAAGWNGDALEAQAFAWLALRVVDGLPTSIPETTGVPEPTSGGIISRP from the coding sequence ATGACGCTGCGCACCGCCATCGGGATGATGAGCGGCACCTCGCTCGACGGCGTCGATGTCGCGCTGGTCCGTTCCGACGGCGCGTGGCGGATCGAGGCCGGGCCCGCGCGGACAAGCGCCTATTCGGCGGACCAGCGCACCGCGATCCGGTCCTGTCTGGGGCAGGATCGAGGGTCCGGAGCGGCCGTCGCTGCGGTAACGGAGGCCCATCGGGTGGCGCTCCAGGCGTTTCTCGCAGCGGAAAACCTGCATCCGGCGGGAGTCGATTGGGTCGGCTTCCACGGCCAGACGATCCACCACGATCCGCAAAACGGCGTGACCGTCCAGATCGGCGATGCGCAGGCGCTGGCCGCCGCCGCCGGCATATCGGTCGTCAGCGACTTTCGCAGCGCCGACGTGCGCCGGGGCGGGCAGGGCGCACCGCTGGCGCCGCTCTATCATGCCGCGCTTGCCGCCGGTCTCGACAAGCCGCTCGCCGTCCTCAATCTCGGCGGCGTCGCCAACGTGACCTGGATCGGTTCCGCAGGGCCGGACGCAGGTGTCGAAGAGACGCTCCTCATGGCCTTCGATACCGGGCCGGCCAACGCCCTGATCGACGACTGGATGCTGGATCGGACCGGAGCACCGTTCGACCGCAACGGCGAGACGGCGGCGCGCGGCGCGGCGGACGGCGGGCGCATCGCGGCCTGGCTCGGCCATCCCTGGTTCCGGACTGCGCCGCCCAAGAGCCTCGACCGGAACGCCTTCGACGCCGCGGTCGACGATCTGAGCATAGAGAACGGCGCGGCGACGCTGACGGCCTTCACCGTGCAATCCGTCGTTCGCGCGGTCGGGTGGATGCCGGAAGCGCCGCGGCGCTGGCTCGTTGCCGGTGGCGGGCGCAGGAACGGATTTCTGATGGATTGCCTGCGCGCGGCCCTCGACGCGCCGGTCGATCCGGTCGAGGCGGCCGGCTGGAACGGCGACGCCCTGGAGGCCCAGGCGTTCGCCTGGCTGGCATTGCGTGTCGTGGACGGGCTTCCGACCAGTATCCCGGAGACGACCGGCGTACCGGAGCCGACGAGCGGCGGGATCATCAGCAGGCCCTAG
- the sufC gene encoding Fe-S cluster assembly ATPase SufC, which yields MLEVVNLHAAVDGRGILNGLDLAVGPGEVHAVMGPNGSGKSTLSYVLSGRDGYEVTEGSVRFRDQDLLALEPEERAAAGLFLAFQYPVEIPGVTNMTFLKHAVNGLRVQRGEEELDAMQFLKLVRQKAKALGMSDDMLKRAVNVGFSGGEKKRNEILQMAVLEPDFAVLDETDSGLDIDALKIVADGVNALRGPGRSMLVITHYQRLLDYIVPDRVHVLAGGRIARSGGKELALRLESEGYAAFADKAAA from the coding sequence ATGCTCGAAGTCGTGAATTTGCACGCCGCCGTTGACGGCAGGGGGATCCTGAACGGCCTCGACCTGGCGGTCGGGCCGGGCGAGGTCCATGCGGTCATGGGGCCGAACGGTTCCGGCAAGAGCACGCTCAGCTATGTGCTTTCCGGCCGCGACGGCTACGAGGTCACCGAAGGCAGCGTCCGGTTCAGGGACCAGGACCTGCTGGCGCTCGAACCCGAAGAACGCGCCGCGGCCGGTCTGTTCCTCGCCTTCCAGTATCCGGTCGAGATTCCCGGCGTCACCAACATGACCTTCCTGAAGCACGCCGTGAACGGGCTCAGGGTGCAGCGCGGGGAGGAAGAGCTCGACGCCATGCAATTCCTCAAGCTCGTCCGGCAGAAGGCCAAGGCGCTGGGCATGAGCGACGACATGCTGAAACGCGCCGTCAATGTCGGCTTTTCCGGCGGCGAGAAGAAGCGCAACGAAATCCTCCAGATGGCGGTGCTGGAGCCGGACTTCGCCGTGCTCGACGAGACCGACAGCGGCCTGGATATCGATGCGCTTAAGATCGTCGCCGACGGCGTCAACGCCCTGCGCGGGCCCGGGCGTTCCATGCTGGTCATCACCCACTATCAGCGGCTGCTCGACTATATCGTCCCGGACCGGGTTCATGTCCTGGCCGGCGGGCGGATCGCCCGGTCCGGCGGCAAGGAACTCGCGCTCCGGCTCGAAAGCGAAGGCTACGCCGCCTTCGCGGACAAGGCGGCGGCCTAG